Proteins found in one Anopheles aquasalis chromosome 3, idAnoAquaMG_Q_19, whole genome shotgun sequence genomic segment:
- the LOC126575211 gene encoding uncharacterized protein LOC126575211 isoform X3, giving the protein MAALQQHQQQPQHQQQQPLPMPIEKLVRVGYYELEKTIGKGNFAVVKLASNVITNSKVAIKIIDKTCLDEENLAKTFREISILKVLHHPHITRLYEVMESRNKIYLVTEHAAQGEIFDHLVANGRMKEEEAARIFSQIVSAVDYCHRHGIVHRDLKAENVLLDTDMNVKLADFGFSNTFVEGQPLRTWCGSPPYAAPEVFQGVEYDGPKSDIWSLGVVLYVLVCGALPFDGTTLHDLRSVVVAGKFRIPFFMSQECEQLIRHMLVVEPERRYSLKQIAHHRWLAQYNSTPLLADVNTHSMEAVEQLGEQQQHQQQQQQPGARDAGGAMPLDAVVMTHMLQLPGLTADMIAQSVHENRFDHIYAIYSLLVDKLRQKRKEKGRLQHHASLAFARSRKTSITTGVVDRTEVIKNDSLERLSPLTSVGSTILNLSTGLGGTEELEKYDLDGAAAARDGIAGLAAGVATPGQAGAGAAAAGKMADVNDHHHLFPPGPPPGTVTMSAGCNGGGNTRRHTVGPGDVAHEQVLVNPNVVPISFKMHETPVNPPTPNVPLNIPSLQNQPIHNLTIKDQHLLKPPTVMGATSSFGRRASDGGANLQIYYPSSSTNFADQSQQQQQQQQQQQQQQSQQQQQQQQPLSPQQVADGAGAGVNGVALAVDHLMLQTPSSEGTDDSNDEIQRYMHGRGCTKRHTVGCTDDLSTGCASPMDPPQGSHSPAPMAGAGGASGSSAAGGGGGGGGGGGGGRTRRTGLLTVMERPPAGRYSPVRRASEGSRITSQFPGPFQECQQLQKGLHAAALAQQQQQHHQLQQQQQQQQQQQQQLPPPAHHRTNNLLITPSPPLADNSVSLPGSPMHCKVPMFGEVAIDRPPDLTVPHDVLLSLMPALEKLVLENRLPIETANGIVNTRTMPYEVGHQLGIVRAGGGAVVTSAAGGHVFDMGLNVLQLQHSQSVSPLNSVLRQAAATGGGTNVGGYPLAGRPTGFGLQPSYIAGVGGGGGGGVFGTLGNAPYGAGGYSGQYAAGAGGTASVVSPTVGLTCHPSGLEYPGSNSNSGCPSPVYYASGCSSPILPGPPLVIGGAGGVGGCGPGVGNATTLSGSASSSSAVGGGGGGGGGGGGASPMHQITRGISSLNTGGGSITRGTPAAASIVAAAAAAVALPPVFPPASVACNEPLDLSMDIVNSVEIDFSGRGLYSGPTTPVNYFDPKGYGLLPPAPPPHQTMRISATPPTSPNNLGIIQEEQQLHGSSSGTATVTGSVSSVGFRSHSVTGSPEDLSYQHTHPQICLTDVQGSEITLVALSDSSRGDSDDSLNGCCGGGMSGGAVGTNSTAVSGCGLGFSGLLITDPPGDMPSITRGVGRKASLDTENNSTATNSSSMATSITTTSGSAKLDTSDLSESYVRRGSDKSLGFSDDSLSNDSNPSNLSPGQEPPSASVSTSSGFRSGGLDSEHDTSARLSPDSLGDGGSTRSTAGGGCGLGDECYELPLPQECSSLDSARILELVKRTLDSTMPPKGCIYGSSSISNGRTMVATPAVPTGTGTDPSISDGRSAIGAAAAAAAAAGEGHSADGAGGGATGTANGGAGAVAGVGGTDSRSNLSLEFSGGLQIELQVYEGRSSKDSNTSKGIKLRRISGDQYEYGKLCQQLITSLTV; this is encoded by the exons ATGGCGGCCcttcagcaacatcagcagcaaccgcagcatcagcagcagcaaccgctgcCCATGCCAATCGAGAAGCTGGTGCGCGTGGGCTACTACGAGCTGGAGAAAACGATTGGCAAGGGTAACTTCGCCGTTGTCAAGCTCGCCTCGAATGTCATAACAAACTCGAAG GTTGCAATTAAAATAATCGATAAAACATGCCTGGACGAGGAGAACCTAGCGAAAACGTTCCGCGAGATATCGATACTGAAGGTGCTGCACCATCCGCACATTACGCGGCTGTACGAGGTGATGGAGTCGCGCAACAAGATCTACCTGGTGACGGAGCACGCGGCGCAGGGCGAAATCTTCGACCATCTCGTCGCGAACGGGCGcatgaaggaggaggaggcggcgCGCATCTTCTCGCAGATCGTATCGGCGGTCGACTACTGCCACCGGCACGGCATCGTGCACCGTGACCTGAAGGCGGAGAACGTGCTGCTTGATACGGACATGAACGTGAAGCTGGCCGACTTCGGCTTCAGCAACACGTTCGTCGAGGGACAACCGTTGCGCACGTGGTGCGGTTCGCCACCGTACGCGGCCCCGGAGGTGTTTCAGGGTGTCGAGTACGATGGGCCCAAGTCGGACATCTGGAGTCTCGGTGTGGTGCTGTACGTGCTCGTCTGTGGCGCACTGCCCTTCGACGGTACGACGCTGCACGATCTGCGCAGCGTTGTGGTGGCCGGCAAGTTCCGGATACCATTCTTCATGTCGCAAGAGTGCGAACAGCTGATACGGCACATGCTCGTCGTTGAGCCTGAGCGCCGTTACTCGCTGAAGCAGATCGCACACCATCGCTGGTTGGCCCAGTACAACTCCACGCCTCTGCTCGCCGACGTCAATACGCATTCGATGGAGGCGGTCGAGCAGCTgggagaacagcagcagcatcagcagcagcagcagcagccgggagCACGAGACGCTGGTGGCGCGATGCCGCTGGATGCGGTTGTGATGACGCACATGCTGCAGTTACCGGGCCTTACCGCGGACATGATCGCCCAGTCGGTGCACGAGAATCGCTTCGATCATATCTACGCCATCTATAGCCTGCTGGTGGACAAGCTGCGCCagaagcgaaaggagaagGGCCGGTTGCAGCACCATGCCAGCCTAGCGTTCGCCCGGTCCCGAAAGACCAGTATTACGACGGGTGTGGTCGATCGGACGGAGGTCATCAAGAACGATTCGCTCGAACGGCTTAGCCCGCTGACGAGCGTCGGCTCGACGATTCTGAATCTCTCGACCGGACTCGGCGGTACGGAGGAGCTCGAGAAGTATGATCTCGACGGTGCCGCCGCTGCACGGGATGGTATCGCTGGTCTCGCGGCCGGAGTTGCCACGCCCGGACAGGCTGGCGCAGgggcggcagcggccggtAAGATGGCGGATgtgaacgatcatcatcacctattcccaccgggaccaccgccGGGTACAGTGACGATGTCGGCCGGTtgcaatggtggtggcaacacGCGGCGGCACACGGTCGGTCCGGGCGATGTGGCACACGAGCAGGTACTGGTGAACCCGAATGTGGTACCGATCTCGTTCAAAATGCACGAAACACCCGTCAACCCTCCGACGCCTAACGTTCCGCTCAACATACCGTCACTGCAGAACCAACCAATACACAATCTGACCATCAAGGATCAGCATTTGCTGAAACCACCGACCGTCATGGGAGCAA CGAGTTCGTTCGGTCGGAGAGCATCGGATGGTGGAGCCAACTTGCAAATTTATTATCCTTCGTCATCCACGAATTTCGCGGATCagtcgcaacagcagcagcagcagcaacaacaacaacaacaacaacagtcccaacagcagcagcagcagcagcaaccactaTCGCCACAGCAagttgctgatggtgctggcgcCGGTGTAAATGGCGTCGCGCTCGCCGTCGATCATCTGATGCTGCAGACACCCAGCAGCGAAGGAACGGATGATTCGAACGATGAAATTCAACG GTATATGCATGGCCGTGGATGTACCAAACGACACACTGTCGGCTGTACGGATGATCTGTCAACCGGGTGTGCCTCACCGATGGATCCACCGCAGGGGTCACATTCTCCCGCACCGATGGCTGGGGCCGGTGGTGCCTCAGgcagttctgctgctggtggtggtggtggtggtggtggtggtggcggcggaggcCGTACCAGACGTACCGGTTTGCTAACGGTGATGGAGCGTCCACCGG CAGGTCGCTACAGCCCGGTACGACGAGCGTCGGAAGGATCACGCATCACCTCGCAGTTCCCCGGTCCGTTTCAAGAGTGTCAACAGCTACAGAAGGGACTGCATGCGGCCGCTTTggcccaacagcaacaacagcatcatcagttgcagcagcagcagcagcagcagcagcagcaacagcaacagcttccgCCACCAGCACATCATCGTACCAACAACCTGCTGATCACTCCGAGTCCTCCGCTGGCGGATAACTCGGTTAGTTTGCCCGGCTCACCAATGCACTGCAAGGTGCCAATGTTTGGTGAGgtagcaatcgatcgaccaccGGATCTCACCGTACCGCATGACGTGCTGCTATCGCTGATGCCAGCGCTGGAGAAGCTGGTACTAGAGAACCGATTGCCGATTGAGACGGCTAATGGGATCGTGAACACGCGGACCATGCCTTACGAGGTTGGCCATCAGCTGGGTATCGTCCGTGCTGGCGGAGGAGCAGTGGTCACGTCCGCCGCAGGTGGACATGTGTTCGATATGGGTCTGAATGTACTGCAGCTACAGCATAGCCAGAGTGTTTCACCGTTGAACTCAGTACTTCGAcaagctgctgccactggaggAGGAACGAACGTTGGTGGCTATCCGTTGGCTGGTCGACCTACCGGCTTTGGACTACAGCCAAGCTACATCgctggagttggtggtggtggtggtggtggtgtgtttggaaCGCTCGGTAATGCTCCttacggtgccggtggttacTCTGGCCAGtacgctgctggtgccggtggtacggCCAGTGTTGTCAGTCCCACCGTTGGGCTAACGTGCCATCCTTCGGGACTGGAGTATCCTGGAAGCAATAGCAACAGTGGTTGTCCTTCGCCCGTGTACTACGCTAGCGGATGTTCTTCACCGATCCTTCCGGGACCGCCTTTGGtcattggtggtgctggtggtgtcggtggctGTGGTCCTGGAGTTGGCAATGCAACAACCCTGTCTGGAAGTGCCTCTTCGTCGAGTgcggttggcggtggtggtggtggtggtggtggtggtggtggtgcctcaCCGATGCATCAGATCACCCGGGGCATTAGCTCGCTCAATACGGGCGGTGGTTCGATCACAAGAGgtacgccagcagcagcatccatagtagcagcagcagcagcagcagtagcgctcCCGCCTGTCTTCCCGCCCGCATCGGTGGCCTGCAATGAACCGCTCGATCTGTCGATGGACATCGTGAACAGCGTGGAGATCGATTTCAGCGGCCGAGGGCTGTACTCGGGCCCCACCACGCCGGTCAACTACTTCGATCCGAAGGGCTATGGATTGCtaccgccagcaccgccgcCCCACCAGACGATGCGCATCTCGGCGACACCACCAACGTCACCGAACAACTTGGGCATCATCCAGGAGGAACAGCAGCTCCACGGTAGCTCATCGGGAACGGCAACAGTCACTGGCAGTGTGAGCAGTGTTGGATTCCGGAGCCATTCCGTAACCGGTTCACCTGAGGATCTAAGCTACCAGCACACCCATCCACAGATCTGTCTGACGGATGTGCAGGGAAGCGAGATAACGCTGGTGGCTCTGTCCGATTCGAGCAGGGGCGATTCGGATGATTCGTTGAATggttgctgcggtggtggtatgtCCGGTGGAGCGGTCGGTACCAACAGCACTGCGGTGTCGGGGTGTGGCCTTGGTTTCTCCGGTCTACTCATAACCGATCCGCCGGGGGATATGCCGTCGATAACGCGGGGTGTTGGCCGTAAGGCGAGCCTCGATACGGAGAACAACTCGACGGCCACGAACTCGTCatcgatggccaccagcattaccaccaccagcggctcGGCAAAGCTGGACACGTCGGATTTGAGTGAATCGTATGTGCGGCGTGGCAGCGACAAATCGCTTGGCTTCAGTGACGACAGTCTGAGCAACGATTCGAACCCCTCGAACCTATCGCCCGGTCAAGAACCACCGTCGGCCTCCGTGTCGACCAGTTCCGGGTTCCGCAGTGGTGGTCTCGATTCGGAGCATGACACTTCGGCCCGCCTGAGTCCCGATTCgctcggtgatggtggatcGACCCGCAGCACCGCAGGTGGTGGCTGCGGGCTTGGGGACGAATGCTATGAGCTTCCACTGCCACAGGAATGCTCATCGCTCGATTCGGCCCGTATACTGGAGCTGGTGAAGCGAACGCTTGATTCGACGATGCCCCCGAAAGGTTGCATttacgggagcagcagcatcagcaatggACGGACGATGGTGGCTACACCGGCAGTGCCAACGGGCACCGGAaccgatccatccatctccgATGGTCGATCTGcgatcggtgcagcagcagcagctgctgcagctgctggcgaGGGTCACAGTgcggatggtgccggtggtggtgccacggGTACAGCAAACGGTGGCGCAGGTGCAGTGGCGGGTGTAGGAGGAACCGACAGTCGATCGAATCTTAGTCTCGAGTTCTCGGGTGGACTGCAGATCGAGCTGCAGGTGTACGAGggccgcagcagcaaggacAGCAATACGAGCAAGGGCATCAAGCTGCGTCGCATCTCGGGCGATCAGTACGAGTACGGTAAGCTGTGCCAACAGCTCATCACCTCGCTGACGGTCTAG
- the LOC126575211 gene encoding uncharacterized protein LOC126575211 isoform X1, which translates to MAALQQHQQQPQHQQQQPLPMPIEKLVRVGYYELEKTIGKGNFAVVKLASNVITNSKVAIKIIDKTCLDEENLAKTFREISILKVLHHPHITRLYEVMESRNKIYLVTEHAAQGEIFDHLVANGRMKEEEAARIFSQIVSAVDYCHRHGIVHRDLKAENVLLDTDMNVKLADFGFSNTFVEGQPLRTWCGSPPYAAPEVFQGVEYDGPKSDIWSLGVVLYVLVCGALPFDGTTLHDLRSVVVAGKFRIPFFMSQECEQLIRHMLVVEPERRYSLKQIAHHRWLAQYNSTPLLADVNTHSMEAVEQLGEQQQHQQQQQQPGARDAGGAMPLDAVVMTHMLQLPGLTADMIAQSVHENRFDHIYAIYSLLVDKLRQKRKEKGRLQHHASLAFARSRKTSITTGVVDRTEVIKNDSLERLSPLTSVGSTILNLSTGLGGTEELEKYDLDGAAAARDGIAGLAAGVATPGQAGAGAAAAGKMADVNDHHHLFPPGPPPGTVTMSAGCNGGGNTRRHTVGPGDVAHEQVLVNPNVVPISFKMHETPVNPPTPNVPLNIPSLQNQPIHNLTIKDQHLLKPPTVMGATSSFGRRASDGGANLQIYYPSSSTNFADQSQQQQQQQQQQQQQQSQQQQQQQQPLSPQQVADGAGAGVNGVALAVDHLMLQTPSSEGTDDSNDEIQRYMHGRGCTKRHTVGCTDDLSTGCASPMDPPQGSHSPAPMAGAGGASGSSAAGGGGGGGGGGGGGRTRRTGLLTVMERPPVISPDLIREVEARMNRDYLPPSLLSSPSSSGGLPVLSSTCSPPSSSAAAAVTPTTASSSDTASTGSAGSGGGGAVGRGALTPTVKQSSSLQSSGSLQPAITVGAQLITGHLILGSAIPIAHQQQYQQQHHSTQLQQPAHQLPAQSLVQAQPIARRYARACKLPTVQEFAGRYSPVRRASEGSRITSQFPGPFQECQQLQKGLHAAALAQQQQQHHQLQQQQQQQQQQQQQLPPPAHHRTNNLLITPSPPLADNSVSLPGSPMHCKVPMFGEVAIDRPPDLTVPHDVLLSLMPALEKLVLENRLPIETANGIVNTRTMPYEVGHQLGIVRAGGGAVVTSAAGGHVFDMGLNVLQLQHSQSVSPLNSVLRQAAATGGGTNVGGYPLAGRPTGFGLQPSYIAGVGGGGGGGVFGTLGNAPYGAGGYSGQYAAGAGGTASVVSPTVGLTCHPSGLEYPGSNSNSGCPSPVYYASGCSSPILPGPPLVIGGAGGVGGCGPGVGNATTLSGSASSSSAVGGGGGGGGGGGGASPMHQITRGISSLNTGGGSITRGTPAAASIVAAAAAAVALPPVFPPASVACNEPLDLSMDIVNSVEIDFSGRGLYSGPTTPVNYFDPKGYGLLPPAPPPHQTMRISATPPTSPNNLGIIQEEQQLHGSSSGTATVTGSVSSVGFRSHSVTGSPEDLSYQHTHPQICLTDVQGSEITLVALSDSSRGDSDDSLNGCCGGGMSGGAVGTNSTAVSGCGLGFSGLLITDPPGDMPSITRGVGRKASLDTENNSTATNSSSMATSITTTSGSAKLDTSDLSESYVRRGSDKSLGFSDDSLSNDSNPSNLSPGQEPPSASVSTSSGFRSGGLDSEHDTSARLSPDSLGDGGSTRSTAGGGCGLGDECYELPLPQECSSLDSARILELVKRTLDSTMPPKGCIYGSSSISNGRTMVATPAVPTGTGTDPSISDGRSAIGAAAAAAAAAGEGHSADGAGGGATGTANGGAGAVAGVGGTDSRSNLSLEFSGGLQIELQVYEGRSSKDSNTSKGIKLRRISGDQYEYGKLCQQLITSLTV; encoded by the exons ATGGCGGCCcttcagcaacatcagcagcaaccgcagcatcagcagcagcaaccgctgcCCATGCCAATCGAGAAGCTGGTGCGCGTGGGCTACTACGAGCTGGAGAAAACGATTGGCAAGGGTAACTTCGCCGTTGTCAAGCTCGCCTCGAATGTCATAACAAACTCGAAG GTTGCAATTAAAATAATCGATAAAACATGCCTGGACGAGGAGAACCTAGCGAAAACGTTCCGCGAGATATCGATACTGAAGGTGCTGCACCATCCGCACATTACGCGGCTGTACGAGGTGATGGAGTCGCGCAACAAGATCTACCTGGTGACGGAGCACGCGGCGCAGGGCGAAATCTTCGACCATCTCGTCGCGAACGGGCGcatgaaggaggaggaggcggcgCGCATCTTCTCGCAGATCGTATCGGCGGTCGACTACTGCCACCGGCACGGCATCGTGCACCGTGACCTGAAGGCGGAGAACGTGCTGCTTGATACGGACATGAACGTGAAGCTGGCCGACTTCGGCTTCAGCAACACGTTCGTCGAGGGACAACCGTTGCGCACGTGGTGCGGTTCGCCACCGTACGCGGCCCCGGAGGTGTTTCAGGGTGTCGAGTACGATGGGCCCAAGTCGGACATCTGGAGTCTCGGTGTGGTGCTGTACGTGCTCGTCTGTGGCGCACTGCCCTTCGACGGTACGACGCTGCACGATCTGCGCAGCGTTGTGGTGGCCGGCAAGTTCCGGATACCATTCTTCATGTCGCAAGAGTGCGAACAGCTGATACGGCACATGCTCGTCGTTGAGCCTGAGCGCCGTTACTCGCTGAAGCAGATCGCACACCATCGCTGGTTGGCCCAGTACAACTCCACGCCTCTGCTCGCCGACGTCAATACGCATTCGATGGAGGCGGTCGAGCAGCTgggagaacagcagcagcatcagcagcagcagcagcagccgggagCACGAGACGCTGGTGGCGCGATGCCGCTGGATGCGGTTGTGATGACGCACATGCTGCAGTTACCGGGCCTTACCGCGGACATGATCGCCCAGTCGGTGCACGAGAATCGCTTCGATCATATCTACGCCATCTATAGCCTGCTGGTGGACAAGCTGCGCCagaagcgaaaggagaagGGCCGGTTGCAGCACCATGCCAGCCTAGCGTTCGCCCGGTCCCGAAAGACCAGTATTACGACGGGTGTGGTCGATCGGACGGAGGTCATCAAGAACGATTCGCTCGAACGGCTTAGCCCGCTGACGAGCGTCGGCTCGACGATTCTGAATCTCTCGACCGGACTCGGCGGTACGGAGGAGCTCGAGAAGTATGATCTCGACGGTGCCGCCGCTGCACGGGATGGTATCGCTGGTCTCGCGGCCGGAGTTGCCACGCCCGGACAGGCTGGCGCAGgggcggcagcggccggtAAGATGGCGGATgtgaacgatcatcatcacctattcccaccgggaccaccgccGGGTACAGTGACGATGTCGGCCGGTtgcaatggtggtggcaacacGCGGCGGCACACGGTCGGTCCGGGCGATGTGGCACACGAGCAGGTACTGGTGAACCCGAATGTGGTACCGATCTCGTTCAAAATGCACGAAACACCCGTCAACCCTCCGACGCCTAACGTTCCGCTCAACATACCGTCACTGCAGAACCAACCAATACACAATCTGACCATCAAGGATCAGCATTTGCTGAAACCACCGACCGTCATGGGAGCAA CGAGTTCGTTCGGTCGGAGAGCATCGGATGGTGGAGCCAACTTGCAAATTTATTATCCTTCGTCATCCACGAATTTCGCGGATCagtcgcaacagcagcagcagcagcaacaacaacaacaacaacaacagtcccaacagcagcagcagcagcagcaaccactaTCGCCACAGCAagttgctgatggtgctggcgcCGGTGTAAATGGCGTCGCGCTCGCCGTCGATCATCTGATGCTGCAGACACCCAGCAGCGAAGGAACGGATGATTCGAACGATGAAATTCAACG GTATATGCATGGCCGTGGATGTACCAAACGACACACTGTCGGCTGTACGGATGATCTGTCAACCGGGTGTGCCTCACCGATGGATCCACCGCAGGGGTCACATTCTCCCGCACCGATGGCTGGGGCCGGTGGTGCCTCAGgcagttctgctgctggtggtggtggtggtggtggtggtggtggcggcggaggcCGTACCAGACGTACCGGTTTGCTAACGGTGATGGAGCGTCCACCGG TGATTAGTCCGGATTTGATACGCGAGGTCGAGGCACGTATGAACCGCGACTATCTGCCACCGTCGCTGCTTTCGTCACCTTCTTCGTCCGGTGGTCTGCCGGTACTGAGCAGCACTTGCTCACCGCCAAGCTcttcggcggcagcagcagtcacacCGACAACAGCTTCCTCATCCGATACTGCCAGCACTGGATCGGCCggcagtggtggaggtggtgctgttggtcgAGGTGCACTCACTCCAACCGTTAagcaatcatcatcgcttcAATCTTCGGGCTCGTTGCAACCGGCAATTACCGTCGGTGCCCAGCTGATAACGGGACACTTGATTTTGGGGTCTGCCATCCCGatcgctcaccagcagcagtatcaacagcaacatcattccACTCAGCTTCAGCAGCCAGCGCACCAACTGCCAGCGCAATCGTTAGTCCAAGCGCAACCAATAGCCCGACGTTACGCTCGAGCCTGTAAGCTGCCAACCGTCCAGGAATTCG CAGGTCGCTACAGCCCGGTACGACGAGCGTCGGAAGGATCACGCATCACCTCGCAGTTCCCCGGTCCGTTTCAAGAGTGTCAACAGCTACAGAAGGGACTGCATGCGGCCGCTTTggcccaacagcaacaacagcatcatcagttgcagcagcagcagcagcagcagcagcagcaacagcaacagcttccgCCACCAGCACATCATCGTACCAACAACCTGCTGATCACTCCGAGTCCTCCGCTGGCGGATAACTCGGTTAGTTTGCCCGGCTCACCAATGCACTGCAAGGTGCCAATGTTTGGTGAGgtagcaatcgatcgaccaccGGATCTCACCGTACCGCATGACGTGCTGCTATCGCTGATGCCAGCGCTGGAGAAGCTGGTACTAGAGAACCGATTGCCGATTGAGACGGCTAATGGGATCGTGAACACGCGGACCATGCCTTACGAGGTTGGCCATCAGCTGGGTATCGTCCGTGCTGGCGGAGGAGCAGTGGTCACGTCCGCCGCAGGTGGACATGTGTTCGATATGGGTCTGAATGTACTGCAGCTACAGCATAGCCAGAGTGTTTCACCGTTGAACTCAGTACTTCGAcaagctgctgccactggaggAGGAACGAACGTTGGTGGCTATCCGTTGGCTGGTCGACCTACCGGCTTTGGACTACAGCCAAGCTACATCgctggagttggtggtggtggtggtggtggtgtgtttggaaCGCTCGGTAATGCTCCttacggtgccggtggttacTCTGGCCAGtacgctgctggtgccggtggtacggCCAGTGTTGTCAGTCCCACCGTTGGGCTAACGTGCCATCCTTCGGGACTGGAGTATCCTGGAAGCAATAGCAACAGTGGTTGTCCTTCGCCCGTGTACTACGCTAGCGGATGTTCTTCACCGATCCTTCCGGGACCGCCTTTGGtcattggtggtgctggtggtgtcggtggctGTGGTCCTGGAGTTGGCAATGCAACAACCCTGTCTGGAAGTGCCTCTTCGTCGAGTgcggttggcggtggtggtggtggtggtggtggtggtggtggtgcctcaCCGATGCATCAGATCACCCGGGGCATTAGCTCGCTCAATACGGGCGGTGGTTCGATCACAAGAGgtacgccagcagcagcatccatagtagcagcagcagcagcagcagtagcgctcCCGCCTGTCTTCCCGCCCGCATCGGTGGCCTGCAATGAACCGCTCGATCTGTCGATGGACATCGTGAACAGCGTGGAGATCGATTTCAGCGGCCGAGGGCTGTACTCGGGCCCCACCACGCCGGTCAACTACTTCGATCCGAAGGGCTATGGATTGCtaccgccagcaccgccgcCCCACCAGACGATGCGCATCTCGGCGACACCACCAACGTCACCGAACAACTTGGGCATCATCCAGGAGGAACAGCAGCTCCACGGTAGCTCATCGGGAACGGCAACAGTCACTGGCAGTGTGAGCAGTGTTGGATTCCGGAGCCATTCCGTAACCGGTTCACCTGAGGATCTAAGCTACCAGCACACCCATCCACAGATCTGTCTGACGGATGTGCAGGGAAGCGAGATAACGCTGGTGGCTCTGTCCGATTCGAGCAGGGGCGATTCGGATGATTCGTTGAATggttgctgcggtggtggtatgtCCGGTGGAGCGGTCGGTACCAACAGCACTGCGGTGTCGGGGTGTGGCCTTGGTTTCTCCGGTCTACTCATAACCGATCCGCCGGGGGATATGCCGTCGATAACGCGGGGTGTTGGCCGTAAGGCGAGCCTCGATACGGAGAACAACTCGACGGCCACGAACTCGTCatcgatggccaccagcattaccaccaccagcggctcGGCAAAGCTGGACACGTCGGATTTGAGTGAATCGTATGTGCGGCGTGGCAGCGACAAATCGCTTGGCTTCAGTGACGACAGTCTGAGCAACGATTCGAACCCCTCGAACCTATCGCCCGGTCAAGAACCACCGTCGGCCTCCGTGTCGACCAGTTCCGGGTTCCGCAGTGGTGGTCTCGATTCGGAGCATGACACTTCGGCCCGCCTGAGTCCCGATTCgctcggtgatggtggatcGACCCGCAGCACCGCAGGTGGTGGCTGCGGGCTTGGGGACGAATGCTATGAGCTTCCACTGCCACAGGAATGCTCATCGCTCGATTCGGCCCGTATACTGGAGCTGGTGAAGCGAACGCTTGATTCGACGATGCCCCCGAAAGGTTGCATttacgggagcagcagcatcagcaatggACGGACGATGGTGGCTACACCGGCAGTGCCAACGGGCACCGGAaccgatccatccatctccgATGGTCGATCTGcgatcggtgcagcagcagcagctgctgcagctgctggcgaGGGTCACAGTgcggatggtgccggtggtggtgccacggGTACAGCAAACGGTGGCGCAGGTGCAGTGGCGGGTGTAGGAGGAACCGACAGTCGATCGAATCTTAGTCTCGAGTTCTCGGGTGGACTGCAGATCGAGCTGCAGGTGTACGAGggccgcagcagcaaggacAGCAATACGAGCAAGGGCATCAAGCTGCGTCGCATCTCGGGCGATCAGTACGAGTACGGTAAGCTGTGCCAACAGCTCATCACCTCGCTGACGGTCTAG